One Thiocapsa sp. genomic window, GCGCCAAACGGGCCAACAGGGTCCAGGTCGCGTCCAGGATAAAGGGCGAGAAGGCGAGCCAGGCGCTCCACAGCGGGAAGAGTCCGAGATGGGCGCCCCACAGCGAGAAGGCAGCCACGAACAACCCCAGACTCGACGAACCTGCGTCCCCCAAAAAGATCCGTGCCGGCGGAAAATTGCCGGTCAGAAACCCGGCGCCGGCCAAGGCTATACAGGCCGAAGCCAGCGCAAAGAGGGGTTCGCCTCCGGACCAGCCCAGGATCGCGAACGCTGAGAATCCGAACAACGCCATCCCTGCGGCGAAGCCGTCCATCCCGTCCATGAAGTTGTAGAGATTGATGAGCCAAACGACATAGACGAGGGTCAGCACGACGGCGACCCATCCCGGAAAGACCAGGACCCATCCCGGCAGATCCAGCAGAGCCCAGCGCAGTTCGCCGCTGATCAACAGGAGGGCCGCGCCGAGCTGGACGACGAGCCTCAGGCGACGCGACACCTCGCCGAGGTCGTCGAGATAAGCGATGCCCGCGACCGGCAGCAAGGCCGCCGCGATCCATCCCAGCTCGGGCGCGGAGATCCCGAGTGCGGCCAGCACCAAGAGCGGCGCACTCGAGCCGATCAGAACGGCCAGACCGCCGCTGCGCGGAACCGGTGTACTGTGCAGCGAGCGCGCGTTGGGGTAATCGAGCGGTCCGCGGCCGGCAGCCCCGTGCGAGGCCAACCAGCGGGTTGCGCCGACACTCAACAAAAACGAGGCAAAGGCTACGGCAGCCGAAATCGGTGGGTCGAGGGGCATAGTCCTTGTGTCCTGGGCTCACGGGTCTTCGGGCCGGCAGCTTCGTTATCCCGTCAGAGGGTTCGGACCAATCCGCGCTCGACTTGGTCGCGCGATTCGCGCCCGAGCAAAAGCTCGATCAGTTGCAACGCGAAGTCCATTGCCGTACCCGGGCCGCGCGAGGTCACGAGGGTTCCGTCGACAACGACTGCGGCGTCGCTGAAGTCGACCGTCGGATAGGCCGCTGGATCGACAGCTCCGGGGTAGGCGGTCGCCGATCGCCCGTCGAGCAGTCCGGCACGCGCGAGAACCTTGGGCGCGGCGCAGATCGCCGCGGTGAAACGGCCCGCCGCATGCTGACTCCGAAGCAAGGCGATGATGCGGGGATCCGCCGCGAGATGGTCGGCTCCCGGCAGCCCGCCCGGCAGGACGATCATGTCGAAGGTCTGTTCCAGTACATCCTCGAGTCTGGTGTCCGCGATCAAGAGGGTTCCCCGGCTCGCGGTCACCGGCCGGTTATCCAGCCCGGCCGTCACCACATCGATTGCGGCACGGCGCAGCAGATCGATGATGGTCACG contains:
- a CDS encoding glycosyltransferase family 4 protein, whose translation is MPLDPPISAAVAFASFLLSVGATRWLASHGAAGRGPLDYPNARSLHSTPVPRSGGLAVLIGSSAPLLVLAALGISAPELGWIAAALLPVAGIAYLDDLGEVSRRLRLVVQLGAALLLISGELRWALLDLPGWVLVFPGWVAVVLTLVYVVWLINLYNFMDGMDGFAAGMALFGFSAFAILGWSGGEPLFALASACIALAGAGFLTGNFPPARIFLGDAGSSSLGLFVAAFSLWGAHLGLFPLWSAWLAFSPFILDATWTLLARLARRERIWEPHRSHHYQRLVLAGWSHRRTLSRAYPLMAAAAACAVAAPRLPPHEQWLLIGAWAMIYALIHLKVRLVERTASTERS
- a CDS encoding DJ-1 family glyoxalase III, producing the protein MPRVLVPLAQGCEELEAVTIIDLLRRAAIDVVTAGLDNRPVTASRGTLLIADTRLEDVLEQTFDMIVLPGGLPGADHLAADPRIIALLRSQHAAGRFTAAICAAPKVLARAGLLDGRSATAYPGAVDPAAYPTVDFSDAAVVVDGTLVTSRGPGTAMDFALQLIELLLGRESRDQVERGLVRTL